From a single Calonectris borealis chromosome 19, bCalBor7.hap1.2, whole genome shotgun sequence genomic region:
- the SYNRG gene encoding synergin gamma isoform X5: MALRPGPGAGGAGGAAGGGGAGAASFMFPVAGGLGPPQGMIPIQQQGFPMVPVMQSNMPGMMGMNYGSQMPPGPMTMQGGMPLGPMPATGMPYMGQASFLGMRPAAPQYTPDMQKQFAEEQQKRFEHQQKFLEEERKRRQFEEQKQKLRLLSSVKPKTGEKSRDDALEAIKGNLDGFSRDAKMHPTPASHPKKPGVGVFPSQDPIQQMMPPWIYNDSLVPELYKKILETTLTPAGIDTAKLYPILMSSGLPRETLGQIWALANRTTPGKLTKEELYAVLAMIAVTQRGIPAVSPDVLNQFPAAPVPTLTGFPMPLPAAVSQQPLMPSAPPVSMPLSIGPAVMGMNITAPAGGAAAQPSGGFVPSYPPSQVVKPEDDDFQEFQDASKSGSLDDSFTDFQADVAGSSKAASSQHRSSVPSLLMPLPGNKTLSSADKYAVFKGIAAEKPSESTATFGDCGDKYSAFRELEQPSESKYLGDNLAEFKPAGADDGFTDFKTADSISPLEPPTKDKTFPTSFPSLPVQSKQQTQAKTSLNLADLDLFSSTGENKQPSFPSAFNTSKSGSFPPPPLPSTTAQTAPSKSSSLADEFGEFNLFGEFSNCTSASGQDDFADFMAFNNSSGFSEQKADDKYNALKLEAGPVPQSGSSASTAKSGQSSATAATPTKYDIFKQLSLEGSGAGFEEAKDNTLSSVKSDDDFADFHSNKFSSTCNSADKSLVDKVAAFKQAKEDSASVKSLDLPSIGGSSVGKEDSEDALSVQFDMKLADVGGDLKHVMSDSSLDLPTVSGQHPPAADIDDLKCAPFGSCNSGSAVSSLASYDWSDKEDIHQGKKLSSFVQSSGSGSSAATSVLQKKETLFGSSENITMTTVSKVTTFSSEDALQDVSFAAFANFKDSGLVSSGPSDDDIGDFGDFARPSSEAQDAAAAADTNQEADFLASGISSELQRESTDDFGEFQSEKPKISKFDFLVATSQGKVKSSEEMIKSELATFDLSVQGSHKRSLSLGDREISRSSPLPVLEQPFRDRSNTLSEKPALPVIRDKYKDLTGEVEESERYAYEWQRCLESALQVIKKANDTLNGISSSSVCTEVIQSAQGMEYLLGVVEVYRVTKRVELGIKATAVCSEKLQQLLKDIDKVWNNLISFMSLAALTPDENSLDFSSCMLRPGIKNAQDLACGVCLLNVDSRSKKEEKPVEELPRKAFNSETDNFKLAYGGHQYHASCANFWINCVEPKPPGLILPDLL; this comes from the exons cttcATGTTTCCTGTCGCAGGTGGTTTAGGCCCCCCTCAAG GGATGATTCCTATACAACAGCAAGGATTTCCAATGGTTCCTGTCATGCAGTCCAATATGCCAGGCATGATGGGAATGAATTATGGTTCTCAGATGCCTCCTGGACCCATGACCATGCAG GGTGGCATGCCCTTAGGGCCGATGCCAGCAACTGGAATGCCTTACATGGGACAGGCGTCTTTCTTGGGAATGCGTCCAGCAGCCCCGCAGTACACCCCTGACATGCAGAAGCAGTTTGCAGAGGAACAACA GAAGAGGTTTGAGCACCAGCAGAAAttcttagaagaagaaagaaaacgcCGCCAGTttgaagagcagaaacaaaagctGAGACTCCTAAGCAGTGTGAAACCTAAG ACAGGTGAAAAAAGCAGGGATGATGCTTTGGAAGCCATTAAAGGAAACTTAGATGGTTTTTCTAGAGATGCTAAAATGCATCCAACACCAGCATCACATCCAAAAAAGCCAG GAGTTGGAGTCTTCCCTTCACAGGACCCAATTCAGCAAATGATGCCTCCTTGGATTTACAATGATAGCTTGGTCCCAG AGTTGTAtaagaaaattttagaaaccaCTTTGACTCCTGCTGGAATAGATACAGCTAAACTCTATCCCATACTGATGTCATCTGGATTGCCCAGAGAGACCCTCGGACAAATATGGGCTTTAGCCAACCGTACTACCCCTGGGAAGCTCACAAAAGAAGAGCTCTACGCTGTCCTGGCTATGATAGCAGTAACTCAG agggGAATACCTGCAGTGAGTCCTGATGTGCTAAACCAGTTTCCAGCAGCCCCCGTTCCTACTTTAACTGGATTTCCAATGCCGCTGCCTGCCGCGGTGAGCCAGCAGCCTCTGATGCCCTCCGCGCCGCCCGTCTCCATGCCCCTTAGCATCGGGCCGGCCGTGATGGGAATGAACATCACGGCACCAGCGGGcggagctgcagcacagccttcGGGAGGATTCGTGCCATCCTATCCGCCGAGTCAG GTAGTAAAACCAGAAGATGATGACTTCCAGGAGTTTCAAGATGCTTCAAAGTCTGGCTCACTAGATGACTCTTTCACCGACTTCCAAGCGGATGTAGCTGGCTCCTCCAAAGCAGCCAGTTCACAGCACCGGAGCAG CGTTCCTTCTTTACTAATGCCACTCCCAGGTAATAAGACACTCTCATCAGCTGATAAGTATGCTGTGTTTAAAGGAATTGCAGCTGAGAAGCCTTCTGAAAGTACAGCTACTTTTGgag ATTGTGGTGACAAGTATAGTGCTTTCCGTGAATTAGAACAACCATCAGAGAGCAAATACTTAG GAGATAACCTTGCAGAATTCAAGCCTGCAGGAGCCGATGATGgtttcacagattttaaaaccGCTGACAGTATCTCACCATTAGAGCCACCGACAAAAGACAAAACTTTCCCTACAtccttcccttctctgcctgTTCAGTCAAAACAGCAAACACAAGCAAAGACCTCTTTGAATCTAGCAGACTTGGATCTCTTTTCCTCTACTGGAGAAAACAAGCAGCCATCCTTTCCATCTGCATTTAATACATCAAAATCGGGCTCCTTTCCTCCACCACCCCTTCCATCTACCACAGCCCAAACAGCACCCAGCAAAAGTTCAAGCTTAGCTGATGAGTTTGGAGAGTTCAACCTTTTTGGGGAATTTTCTAATTGCACATCAGCCAGTGGACAAGATGACTTTGCAGATTTTATGGCTTTCAACAATAGCAGTGGATTTTCCGAACAAAAAGCAGATGACAAATACAATGCACTTAAGCTGGAGGCTGGTCCTGTTCCTCAGTCTGGCTCATCTGCCAGCACGGCGAAGAGTGGGCAGAGTTCTGCCACCGCTGCTACGCCCACCAAATACGATATCTTCAAACAGCTTTCTCTGGAAGGCTCTGGAGCAGGCTTTGAGGAGGCGAAGGACAACACGCTTTCTTCAGTGAAGAGCGATGATGATTTTGCCGACTTTCACTCTAACAAGTTTTCTTCCACGTGCAACAGCGCAGATAAGTCCCTGGTGGACAAAGTCGCAGCTTTCAAGCAGGCCAAAGAAGACTCTGCTTCGGTGAAGTCTCTGGATCTCCCTTCTATTGGCGGCAGCAGTGTCGGCAAGGAGGATTCCGAAGATGCGTTGTCTGTTCAGTTTGACATGAAACTGGCTGATGTGGGAGGAGATCTTAAGCATGTCATGTCTGATAGCTCTTTGGATTTGCCAACAGTTAGTGGCCAGCATCCACCAGCAGCAG aTATAGATGACTTAAAATGCGCCCCATTTGGAAGCTGTAACAGTGGGTCTGCAGTGAGCAGCCTGGCAAGCTATGACTGGTCCGACAAAGAAGACATTCATCAGGGCAAGAAGCTCTCCTCCTTTGTCCAGTCTTCAGGAAGTGGATCCTCTGCGGCTACTTCTGTTCTTCAGAAGAAGGAGACCTTGTTTGGCAGTTCAGAAAACATTACCATGACAACAGTTTCCAAAGTGACAACCTTTTCTAGCGAGGATGCTTTACAGGATGTTTCCTTTGCAGCCTTCGCAAACTTTAAAGACTCTGGACTAGTATCCAGCGGTCCAAGCGACGACGACATTGGAGACTTTGGTGATTTTGCAAGACCTTCATCAGAAGCAcaggatgcagcagcagcagctgacacAAATCAAGAGGCAGACTTCCTTGCGAGTGGTATCTCTTCTGAACTGCAAAGAGAATCTACAGATGACTTTGGAGAATTCCAGAGTGAAAAGCCAAAAATCAGCAAGTTTGACTTCTTGGTGGCAACTTCCCAAGGCAAGGTGAAATCTAGTGAAGAAATGATCAAGAGTGAACTGGCTACCTTTGACCTCTCTGTTCAAG GGTCTCATAAAAGGAGCTTAAGCCTAGGTGACCGAGAAATAAGTCGCTCTTCACCTTTGCCAGTTTTGGAACAGCCGTTTAGAGATCGTTCAAATACTCTAAGTGAGAAGCCTGCTTTGCCTGTCATCAGAGACAAATACAAAGACTTGACTGGGGAAGTTGAG GAAAGTGAGAGGTATGCGTATGAATGGCAGAGATGCTTGGAGAGTGCCCTGCAA GTCATAAAGAAAGCAAATGATACCTTAAATGGAATAAGTAGTTCATCCGTCTGCACTGAAGTTATCCAGTCTGCTCAAGGCATGGAATATTTACTAG GGGTTGTTGAAGTCTACAGAGTAACAAAGAGAGTTGAACTGGGTATCAAAGCAACTGCTGTTTGTAGTGAGAAactccagcagctgctgaaggataTTGATAAAGTGTGGAACAACCTAATAAGCTTCATGTCACTTGCCGCTTTAACG CCAGATGAAAACTCACTGGATTTCTCTTCTTGTATGCTGCGTCCAGGGATTAAAAATGCCCAAGATCTTGCCTGTGGAGTGTGCCTCCTAAATGTGGATTCAAGAAGTAAA aaagaagagaaacctgTGGAAGAGCTTCCTAGAAAA GCCTTTAATTCGGAAACGGATAACTTTAAGCTGGCGTATGGAGGGCACCAATACCATGCAAGCTGTGCAAATTTCTGGATCAACTGTGTGGAGCCAAAACCTCCAGGTCTCATTTTGCCAGACCTGCTCTGA
- the SYNRG gene encoding synergin gamma isoform X7 codes for MALRPGPGAGGAGGAAGGGGAGAASFMFPVAGGLGPPQGMIPIQQQGFPMVPVMQSNMPGMMGMNYGSQMPPGPMTMQGGMPLGPMPATGMPYMGQASFLGMRPAAPQYTPDMQKQFAEEQQKRFEHQQKFLEEERKRRQFEEQKQKLRLLSSVKPKTGEKSRDDALEAIKGNLDGFSRDAKMHPTPASHPKKPDHPTSSHPAVSVSHSAFLDDEEFSDFIQGPVEIPKLVPQPTSQPFQPFHSATEAGQLLSEKAVVQPLPPAQAPVLSILHGTTGQVPYFPTSASSPNIHKTGSSLEEKVLDNDSNESEQEQTKLKTSEVGHKASAASQVHPSLTINDWDVVGGHESGTTAAEVHKASEQNIAVEECGVGVFPSQDPIQQMMPPWIYNDSLVPELYKKILETTLTPAGIDTAKLYPILMSSGLPRETLGQIWALANRTTPGKLTKEELYAVLAMIAVTQRGIPAVSPDVLNQFPAAPVPTLTGFPMPLPAAVSQQPLMPSAPPVSMPLSIGPAVMGMNITAPAGGAAAQPSGGFVPSYPPSQVVKPEDDDFQEFQDASKSGSLDDSFTDFQADVAGSSKAASSQHRSSVPSLLMPLPGNKTLSSADKYAVFKGIAAEKPSESTATFGDCGDKYSAFRELEQPSESKYLGDNLAEFKPAGADDGFTDFKTADSISPLEPPTKDKTFPTSFPSLPVQSKQQTQAKTSLNLADLDLFSSTGENKQPSFPSAFNTSKSGSFPPPPLPSTTAQTAPSKSSSLADEFGEFNLFGEFSNCTSASGQDDFADFMAFNNSSGFSEQKADDKYNALKLEAGPVPQSGSSASTAKSGQSSATAATPTKYDIFKQLSLEGSGAGFEEAKDNTLSSVKSDDDFADFHSNKFSSTCNSADKSLVDKVAAFKQAKEDSASVKSLDLPSIGGSSVGKEDSEDALSVQFDMKLADVGGDLKHVMSDSSLDLPTVSGQHPPAADIDDLKCAPFGSCNSGSAVSSLASYDWSDKEDIHQGKKLSSFVQSSGSGSSAATSVLQKKETLFGSSENITMTTVSKVTTFSSEDALQDVSFAAFANFKDSGLVSSGPSDDDIGDFGDFARPSSEAQDAAAAADTNQEADFLASGISSELQRESTDDFGEFQSEKPKISKFDFLVATSQGKVKSSEEMIKSELATFDLSVQGSHKRSLSLGDREISRSSPLPVLEQPFRDRSNTLSEKPALPVIRDKYKDLTGEVELWH; via the exons cttcATGTTTCCTGTCGCAGGTGGTTTAGGCCCCCCTCAAG GGATGATTCCTATACAACAGCAAGGATTTCCAATGGTTCCTGTCATGCAGTCCAATATGCCAGGCATGATGGGAATGAATTATGGTTCTCAGATGCCTCCTGGACCCATGACCATGCAG GGTGGCATGCCCTTAGGGCCGATGCCAGCAACTGGAATGCCTTACATGGGACAGGCGTCTTTCTTGGGAATGCGTCCAGCAGCCCCGCAGTACACCCCTGACATGCAGAAGCAGTTTGCAGAGGAACAACA GAAGAGGTTTGAGCACCAGCAGAAAttcttagaagaagaaagaaaacgcCGCCAGTttgaagagcagaaacaaaagctGAGACTCCTAAGCAGTGTGAAACCTAAG ACAGGTGAAAAAAGCAGGGATGATGCTTTGGAAGCCATTAAAGGAAACTTAGATGGTTTTTCTAGAGATGCTAAAATGCATCCAACACCAGCATCACATCCAAAAAAGCCAG ATCATCCCACATCATCCCATCCTGCTGTATCTGTTTCCCACTCTGCTTTTCTCGATGATGAAGAATTTAGTGACTTTATACAAGGGCCTGTTGAAATCCCCAAACTGGTGCCTCAACCCACCTCTCAGCCTTTTCAGCCTTTCCATTCTGCTACTGAGGCTGGGCAACTGCTTTCAGAAAAGGCTGTGGTCCAGCCTCTCCCTCCAGCCCAGGCTCCAGTGTTATCCATCCTGCATGGTACAACTGGGCAGGTTCCTTATTTTCCTACCTCTGCATCTTCACCCAATATCCATAAAACAG GCTCTTCCTTGGAGGAGAAAGTCTTAGATAATGACTCAAATGAATCTGAACAAGAGCAAACCAAACTTAAAACATCCGAAGTTGGGCACAAAGCCTCGGCTGCAAGCCAAGTTCATCCCAGTCTAACCATCAATGACTGGGATGTTGTAGGTGGACATGAAAGCGGTACCACTGCTGCAGAGGTGCACAAGGCTTCAGAACAAAACATAGCAGTTGAAGAGTGTG GAGTTGGAGTCTTCCCTTCACAGGACCCAATTCAGCAAATGATGCCTCCTTGGATTTACAATGATAGCTTGGTCCCAG AGTTGTAtaagaaaattttagaaaccaCTTTGACTCCTGCTGGAATAGATACAGCTAAACTCTATCCCATACTGATGTCATCTGGATTGCCCAGAGAGACCCTCGGACAAATATGGGCTTTAGCCAACCGTACTACCCCTGGGAAGCTCACAAAAGAAGAGCTCTACGCTGTCCTGGCTATGATAGCAGTAACTCAG agggGAATACCTGCAGTGAGTCCTGATGTGCTAAACCAGTTTCCAGCAGCCCCCGTTCCTACTTTAACTGGATTTCCAATGCCGCTGCCTGCCGCGGTGAGCCAGCAGCCTCTGATGCCCTCCGCGCCGCCCGTCTCCATGCCCCTTAGCATCGGGCCGGCCGTGATGGGAATGAACATCACGGCACCAGCGGGcggagctgcagcacagccttcGGGAGGATTCGTGCCATCCTATCCGCCGAGTCAG GTAGTAAAACCAGAAGATGATGACTTCCAGGAGTTTCAAGATGCTTCAAAGTCTGGCTCACTAGATGACTCTTTCACCGACTTCCAAGCGGATGTAGCTGGCTCCTCCAAAGCAGCCAGTTCACAGCACCGGAGCAG CGTTCCTTCTTTACTAATGCCACTCCCAGGTAATAAGACACTCTCATCAGCTGATAAGTATGCTGTGTTTAAAGGAATTGCAGCTGAGAAGCCTTCTGAAAGTACAGCTACTTTTGgag ATTGTGGTGACAAGTATAGTGCTTTCCGTGAATTAGAACAACCATCAGAGAGCAAATACTTAG GAGATAACCTTGCAGAATTCAAGCCTGCAGGAGCCGATGATGgtttcacagattttaaaaccGCTGACAGTATCTCACCATTAGAGCCACCGACAAAAGACAAAACTTTCCCTACAtccttcccttctctgcctgTTCAGTCAAAACAGCAAACACAAGCAAAGACCTCTTTGAATCTAGCAGACTTGGATCTCTTTTCCTCTACTGGAGAAAACAAGCAGCCATCCTTTCCATCTGCATTTAATACATCAAAATCGGGCTCCTTTCCTCCACCACCCCTTCCATCTACCACAGCCCAAACAGCACCCAGCAAAAGTTCAAGCTTAGCTGATGAGTTTGGAGAGTTCAACCTTTTTGGGGAATTTTCTAATTGCACATCAGCCAGTGGACAAGATGACTTTGCAGATTTTATGGCTTTCAACAATAGCAGTGGATTTTCCGAACAAAAAGCAGATGACAAATACAATGCACTTAAGCTGGAGGCTGGTCCTGTTCCTCAGTCTGGCTCATCTGCCAGCACGGCGAAGAGTGGGCAGAGTTCTGCCACCGCTGCTACGCCCACCAAATACGATATCTTCAAACAGCTTTCTCTGGAAGGCTCTGGAGCAGGCTTTGAGGAGGCGAAGGACAACACGCTTTCTTCAGTGAAGAGCGATGATGATTTTGCCGACTTTCACTCTAACAAGTTTTCTTCCACGTGCAACAGCGCAGATAAGTCCCTGGTGGACAAAGTCGCAGCTTTCAAGCAGGCCAAAGAAGACTCTGCTTCGGTGAAGTCTCTGGATCTCCCTTCTATTGGCGGCAGCAGTGTCGGCAAGGAGGATTCCGAAGATGCGTTGTCTGTTCAGTTTGACATGAAACTGGCTGATGTGGGAGGAGATCTTAAGCATGTCATGTCTGATAGCTCTTTGGATTTGCCAACAGTTAGTGGCCAGCATCCACCAGCAGCAG aTATAGATGACTTAAAATGCGCCCCATTTGGAAGCTGTAACAGTGGGTCTGCAGTGAGCAGCCTGGCAAGCTATGACTGGTCCGACAAAGAAGACATTCATCAGGGCAAGAAGCTCTCCTCCTTTGTCCAGTCTTCAGGAAGTGGATCCTCTGCGGCTACTTCTGTTCTTCAGAAGAAGGAGACCTTGTTTGGCAGTTCAGAAAACATTACCATGACAACAGTTTCCAAAGTGACAACCTTTTCTAGCGAGGATGCTTTACAGGATGTTTCCTTTGCAGCCTTCGCAAACTTTAAAGACTCTGGACTAGTATCCAGCGGTCCAAGCGACGACGACATTGGAGACTTTGGTGATTTTGCAAGACCTTCATCAGAAGCAcaggatgcagcagcagcagctgacacAAATCAAGAGGCAGACTTCCTTGCGAGTGGTATCTCTTCTGAACTGCAAAGAGAATCTACAGATGACTTTGGAGAATTCCAGAGTGAAAAGCCAAAAATCAGCAAGTTTGACTTCTTGGTGGCAACTTCCCAAGGCAAGGTGAAATCTAGTGAAGAAATGATCAAGAGTGAACTGGCTACCTTTGACCTCTCTGTTCAAG GGTCTCATAAAAGGAGCTTAAGCCTAGGTGACCGAGAAATAAGTCGCTCTTCACCTTTGCCAGTTTTGGAACAGCCGTTTAGAGATCGTTCAAATACTCTAAGTGAGAAGCCTGCTTTGCCTGTCATCAGAGACAAATACAAAGACTTGACTGGGGAAGTTGAG CTTTGGCACTGA
- the SYNRG gene encoding synergin gamma isoform X6, which yields MALRPGPGAGGAGGAAGGGGAGAASFMFPVAGGLGPPQGMIPIQQQGFPMVPVMQSNMPGMMGMNYGSQMPPGPMTMQGGMPLGPMPATGMPYMGQASFLGMRPAAPQYTPDMQKQFAEEQQKRFEHQQKFLEEERKRRQFEEQKQKLRLLSSVKPKTGEKSRDDALEAIKGNLDGFSRDAKMHPTPASHPKKPGVGVFPSQDPIQQMMPPWIYNDSLVPELYKKILETTLTPAGIDTAKLYPILMSSGLPRETLGQIWALANRTTPGKLTKEELYAVLAMIAVTQRGIPAVSPDVLNQFPAAPVPTLTGFPMPLPAAVSQQPLMPSAPPVSMPLSIGPAVMGMNITAPAGGAAAQPSGGFVPSYPPSQVVKPEDDDFQEFQDASKSGSLDDSFTDFQADVAGSSKAASSQHRSSVPSLLMPLPGNKTLSSADKYAVFKGIAAEKPSESTATFGDCGDKYSAFRELEQPSESKYLGDNLAEFKPAGADDGFTDFKTADSISPLEPPTKDKTFPTSFPSLPVQSKQQTQAKTSLNLADLDLFSSTGENKQPSFPSAFNTSKSGSFPPPPLPSTTAQTAPSKSSSLADEFGEFNLFGEFSNCTSASGQDDFADFMAFNNSSGFSEQKADDKYNALKLEAGPVPQSGSSASTAKSGQSSATAATPTKYDIFKQLSLEGSGAGFEEAKDNTLSSVKSDDDFADFHSNKFSSTCNSADKSLVDKVAAFKQAKEDSASVKSLDLPSIGGSSVGKEDSEDALSVQFDMKLADVGGDLKHVMSDSSLDLPTVSGQHPPAADIDDLKCAPFGSCNSGSAVSSLASYDWSDKEDIHQGKKLSSFVQSSGSGSSAATSVLQKKETLFGSSENITMTTVSKVTTFSSEDALQDVSFAAFANFKDSGLVSSGPSDDDIGDFGDFARPSSEAQDAAAAADTNQEADFLASGISSELQRESTDDFGEFQSEKPKISKFDFLVATSQGKVKSSEEMIKSELATFDLSVQGSHKRSLSLGDREISRSSPLPVLEQPFRDRSNTLSEKPALPVIRDKYKDLTGEVEESERYAYEWQRCLESALQVIKKANDTLNGISSSSVCTEVIQSAQGMEYLLGVVEVYRVTKRVELGIKATAVCSEKLQQLLKDIDKVWNNLISFMSLAALTPDENSLDFSSCMLRPGIKNAQDLACGVCLLNVDSRSKAFNSETDNFKLAYGGHQYHASCANFWINCVEPKPPGLILPDLL from the exons cttcATGTTTCCTGTCGCAGGTGGTTTAGGCCCCCCTCAAG GGATGATTCCTATACAACAGCAAGGATTTCCAATGGTTCCTGTCATGCAGTCCAATATGCCAGGCATGATGGGAATGAATTATGGTTCTCAGATGCCTCCTGGACCCATGACCATGCAG GGTGGCATGCCCTTAGGGCCGATGCCAGCAACTGGAATGCCTTACATGGGACAGGCGTCTTTCTTGGGAATGCGTCCAGCAGCCCCGCAGTACACCCCTGACATGCAGAAGCAGTTTGCAGAGGAACAACA GAAGAGGTTTGAGCACCAGCAGAAAttcttagaagaagaaagaaaacgcCGCCAGTttgaagagcagaaacaaaagctGAGACTCCTAAGCAGTGTGAAACCTAAG ACAGGTGAAAAAAGCAGGGATGATGCTTTGGAAGCCATTAAAGGAAACTTAGATGGTTTTTCTAGAGATGCTAAAATGCATCCAACACCAGCATCACATCCAAAAAAGCCAG GAGTTGGAGTCTTCCCTTCACAGGACCCAATTCAGCAAATGATGCCTCCTTGGATTTACAATGATAGCTTGGTCCCAG AGTTGTAtaagaaaattttagaaaccaCTTTGACTCCTGCTGGAATAGATACAGCTAAACTCTATCCCATACTGATGTCATCTGGATTGCCCAGAGAGACCCTCGGACAAATATGGGCTTTAGCCAACCGTACTACCCCTGGGAAGCTCACAAAAGAAGAGCTCTACGCTGTCCTGGCTATGATAGCAGTAACTCAG agggGAATACCTGCAGTGAGTCCTGATGTGCTAAACCAGTTTCCAGCAGCCCCCGTTCCTACTTTAACTGGATTTCCAATGCCGCTGCCTGCCGCGGTGAGCCAGCAGCCTCTGATGCCCTCCGCGCCGCCCGTCTCCATGCCCCTTAGCATCGGGCCGGCCGTGATGGGAATGAACATCACGGCACCAGCGGGcggagctgcagcacagccttcGGGAGGATTCGTGCCATCCTATCCGCCGAGTCAG GTAGTAAAACCAGAAGATGATGACTTCCAGGAGTTTCAAGATGCTTCAAAGTCTGGCTCACTAGATGACTCTTTCACCGACTTCCAAGCGGATGTAGCTGGCTCCTCCAAAGCAGCCAGTTCACAGCACCGGAGCAG CGTTCCTTCTTTACTAATGCCACTCCCAGGTAATAAGACACTCTCATCAGCTGATAAGTATGCTGTGTTTAAAGGAATTGCAGCTGAGAAGCCTTCTGAAAGTACAGCTACTTTTGgag ATTGTGGTGACAAGTATAGTGCTTTCCGTGAATTAGAACAACCATCAGAGAGCAAATACTTAG GAGATAACCTTGCAGAATTCAAGCCTGCAGGAGCCGATGATGgtttcacagattttaaaaccGCTGACAGTATCTCACCATTAGAGCCACCGACAAAAGACAAAACTTTCCCTACAtccttcccttctctgcctgTTCAGTCAAAACAGCAAACACAAGCAAAGACCTCTTTGAATCTAGCAGACTTGGATCTCTTTTCCTCTACTGGAGAAAACAAGCAGCCATCCTTTCCATCTGCATTTAATACATCAAAATCGGGCTCCTTTCCTCCACCACCCCTTCCATCTACCACAGCCCAAACAGCACCCAGCAAAAGTTCAAGCTTAGCTGATGAGTTTGGAGAGTTCAACCTTTTTGGGGAATTTTCTAATTGCACATCAGCCAGTGGACAAGATGACTTTGCAGATTTTATGGCTTTCAACAATAGCAGTGGATTTTCCGAACAAAAAGCAGATGACAAATACAATGCACTTAAGCTGGAGGCTGGTCCTGTTCCTCAGTCTGGCTCATCTGCCAGCACGGCGAAGAGTGGGCAGAGTTCTGCCACCGCTGCTACGCCCACCAAATACGATATCTTCAAACAGCTTTCTCTGGAAGGCTCTGGAGCAGGCTTTGAGGAGGCGAAGGACAACACGCTTTCTTCAGTGAAGAGCGATGATGATTTTGCCGACTTTCACTCTAACAAGTTTTCTTCCACGTGCAACAGCGCAGATAAGTCCCTGGTGGACAAAGTCGCAGCTTTCAAGCAGGCCAAAGAAGACTCTGCTTCGGTGAAGTCTCTGGATCTCCCTTCTATTGGCGGCAGCAGTGTCGGCAAGGAGGATTCCGAAGATGCGTTGTCTGTTCAGTTTGACATGAAACTGGCTGATGTGGGAGGAGATCTTAAGCATGTCATGTCTGATAGCTCTTTGGATTTGCCAACAGTTAGTGGCCAGCATCCACCAGCAGCAG aTATAGATGACTTAAAATGCGCCCCATTTGGAAGCTGTAACAGTGGGTCTGCAGTGAGCAGCCTGGCAAGCTATGACTGGTCCGACAAAGAAGACATTCATCAGGGCAAGAAGCTCTCCTCCTTTGTCCAGTCTTCAGGAAGTGGATCCTCTGCGGCTACTTCTGTTCTTCAGAAGAAGGAGACCTTGTTTGGCAGTTCAGAAAACATTACCATGACAACAGTTTCCAAAGTGACAACCTTTTCTAGCGAGGATGCTTTACAGGATGTTTCCTTTGCAGCCTTCGCAAACTTTAAAGACTCTGGACTAGTATCCAGCGGTCCAAGCGACGACGACATTGGAGACTTTGGTGATTTTGCAAGACCTTCATCAGAAGCAcaggatgcagcagcagcagctgacacAAATCAAGAGGCAGACTTCCTTGCGAGTGGTATCTCTTCTGAACTGCAAAGAGAATCTACAGATGACTTTGGAGAATTCCAGAGTGAAAAGCCAAAAATCAGCAAGTTTGACTTCTTGGTGGCAACTTCCCAAGGCAAGGTGAAATCTAGTGAAGAAATGATCAAGAGTGAACTGGCTACCTTTGACCTCTCTGTTCAAG GGTCTCATAAAAGGAGCTTAAGCCTAGGTGACCGAGAAATAAGTCGCTCTTCACCTTTGCCAGTTTTGGAACAGCCGTTTAGAGATCGTTCAAATACTCTAAGTGAGAAGCCTGCTTTGCCTGTCATCAGAGACAAATACAAAGACTTGACTGGGGAAGTTGAG GAAAGTGAGAGGTATGCGTATGAATGGCAGAGATGCTTGGAGAGTGCCCTGCAA GTCATAAAGAAAGCAAATGATACCTTAAATGGAATAAGTAGTTCATCCGTCTGCACTGAAGTTATCCAGTCTGCTCAAGGCATGGAATATTTACTAG GGGTTGTTGAAGTCTACAGAGTAACAAAGAGAGTTGAACTGGGTATCAAAGCAACTGCTGTTTGTAGTGAGAAactccagcagctgctgaaggataTTGATAAAGTGTGGAACAACCTAATAAGCTTCATGTCACTTGCCGCTTTAACG CCAGATGAAAACTCACTGGATTTCTCTTCTTGTATGCTGCGTCCAGGGATTAAAAATGCCCAAGATCTTGCCTGTGGAGTGTGCCTCCTAAATGTGGATTCAAGAAGTAAA GCCTTTAATTCGGAAACGGATAACTTTAAGCTGGCGTATGGAGGGCACCAATACCATGCAAGCTGTGCAAATTTCTGGATCAACTGTGTGGAGCCAAAACCTCCAGGTCTCATTTTGCCAGACCTGCTCTGA